The sequence ATATGGGCGTCCTTTTGGCCTGGTCGAgtcactcaggtcctcagcaatgaggatcctgcgagacGGATCACTCTCGGGAAATTGTGCCACatagctgtagtgccgtaacttaCACtgttaatgtgcctcatttgggactccataagcaactgcttgtttgacacaaagtcaaaacagcagtagccaaggattctccaaagagacacagtactgtaggagtccagtcttcatctcaggtcactggatagtgtccattttttgtaaccatatagcaaaacaggaagcaccaggactctacaaACTGGGACATTCAtgcttttgcagagatattgggtgcaccacacacccctttccagtgagcTCATGACCCCCTTTGCTCTTCTAACCCATCCACTGACTTtacagaaagagtcaccagagacacggATGTCGCTGCCGaggcaagtaaacctctcaatgaggtgtCTTCATTccttctgcagacagacacactgttgatggctatgcccaagagtTCATTCATTataggcctggatgttggttttaatCCAGGATATTCACATTCCCAGACACTTaagactccacaaagatcacagcattgttggcaaagtcaagatcagtgaatctctcttcaccaacagatgccccacagctgctagaCCTTTTCCGTTTAACTAAATGTTACTGAACCTTCAATATTTTCccctctaaaaagaaaaaaataacacttaatatatcttaaaaaagctaaattaaagaaaaagttgttCTAAGTCAAATTTTGAAGCACAATAGAATGTTTAAACATAGGAAAATATGTATGGGGGGGTGGTCTCCGGTTATGGTGGTCTTGACTTACAGCAATTCTGCAGAAACAAACGAGCACATAAACCCCTTAGCTGATTTTCAATTAATTGTCATTTACCAAAATTTTTTTACTTACAAACAAAGCAAATTAGCTTTGATGCTGTCGGATTGTCGGAGCTatcaatcattttgtgttttcatgtaCACTGTTACTGTGTCGTTACCAAAAATTGTTGGATGTTTAAGCATAAGGTCAACATACTTTTCATACCTAtggttcatttttgtttaaattcttattttttttgtgatttaaaatacagtaatatttCCTCACTGTCAATTTTTTTAATAagtctgtaattttttttctgtaaaataagtacTAAAGCATTATGTATTTAAGCCAATTTTTACATTGATATAAATTTACAGTGCAATTTCCAGCTTACATtaaaaatgagtaatgaacatcTATAGAACTCGTTCTTAACTCAAGGCCTGCCTGAATTAAGGTGTAACAAATTATGATGAACTTACGGAAATGTTGGTGTCCTTGTTAAGTATCACCTGTAAGAGATGTGGAGGTAGAATTGGCGGAGACTTAAATCGTTCCTCAATCCGAAATGTGTAAACTTCCTGGCCATAGGGGCCTGGGGGTGAACTCGAAAGATCTGGACACAGGAAGGAAAAACAGTTGATGTTAATCAGCCTCAAACTGTTTTTAGATTttgaatattgtaaaaaaaaataaataaataaataaaaataaagaacctAATTTACCTGATGAATCAGAGCATTCAAGTGAATCCACTTTTAAGGCATCAAACACCTCAAAGTCAGATTTCTTAACTTGTATTAAGTTATTGATAGTTCCCAACTGACTGGTAACCACTGGCTGAATTTGAAGGATAggatataaagaaaaatatgtgTAACTACCAAAATCTCACACATGCAAAGTAAACAGTGACGAGaaataaagcaatttaaaaaaaaaacaaaataaaattcgaCAAAGTCTTACCTCTGATGGATCATGAACCCATTGCCCGTCCACAAAGAATTTATACTGATGTTCCCCTTCTGGTAGATCCAAAATTGCAACAAAGTCATTATGGCTGAAAACAAGCATAAGTATAAGGCCAACTGAGATGATTTATGAAAGtcaaaatgcaatataaaaagcATTCATCCTGGTaaaatgctgaaaacacattacgttaacttggctttctcctaacttcactttaacttaatcctgatactctgtatgttcaattcatcataataacatagtggctctaaaatccgtactgaccccaactctctcttctgtttatttttccggtttctttgtggtggcggcctgcgccaccaccacctattcaaagcatcatgatgctacaacattgatggactgaaagccagaagtctacgtgaccatcatcatcaagtccttccatgacaaccctgaatacaaagaggactgtttcacttatgttaggtggattgcccagaggggactgggcggtctcatggtctggaatccctacagattttattttttttttctctagccatctggagttttctttttgttttttctgtccaccctggccatcagaccttacttattctatgttaattaatgttgacttatttttattttgtactgtgtcttctatttttctattctccattttgtaaagcactttgagctacatttttttttgtatgaaaatgtgctatataaataaatgttgttgttgttgttggtagtgAGCGGTATGGTCAAAAATTAATATGGTACAATTAAAACATCTAATAGCTTCTTTAGATAACAGATGTAATGCATTTGTATATACTTTTAAAGACTGCaacctttttttaacaaatgacaaatgtaataatgaataattgtgcacaaaagcACGCCTCCTTTTCCAGCTAAACACTTGTTAATACTCTGCTATTACAACAGATTTAATAGCAACTATACATCATCTCAATTACTCACATTGTAGCCAAGCAAACAATGGCAATAACACACATTTTTCCGTCTGCTCTCCTACCCTACTTCAAACAGCCAGTTTTAaacttactgtacatacattgtTAATCCTGCTTAATCAAATGCATGATATGTGTGTGATATGTACTTTTTACGACaatatcttaattgttgttttaacaatGCACAGGCTGAAATTACCAAGTATGTCACTTTGTAAAAACCAATCAAAAACATGCCTTGAGAGTTCTCACATTCAGTGTCTCATGTAACCTAACAGGATAGACTACTGCATGTGCAAAAAGCGAGTGCATAGGCATGTACTGTCTGCACACCACAAGTTAAGTTAGTTTAGCTGCCTAAAATGAGTGAGGAAATGGCGCCAGGGGCTAAAAAAGCCTCACAATCTAAGGTGTTAGATTTAATTGCAAGAGGTGGATCATCCTCACTCCCTTGGAGATGGTTTTgctttgaaaagactgatgttgctcaaaagaTATCAATCTGTCAGATCAGTTGCCATTAAAGACAGCTCAACAACAACTTGTTTCTCCATCTGCCAAATTACTACTGCAgagaatatgaaaaatatgaaagctTCAGGAGTCAGCTGTTCATAACAGGTATATATCACCTAAGGTACAAGCACAGAAACACACTCTGCAAAAATGTGCCATACAGTAAGAAATGCAACAGATGGTGTGACATAACAAACACCATCACCAGTTACAATACAAAAGATATGGTGCCAATTCAAGCGGTTGAGAGGGATGGTTTCAAACAAATTTTGAATACTTTAGACCCAAATGCATATTGCCTGgccgaaaatatttcagtcagACAGCTCTGTCCAAATTGTATGATTCACGTCACCAACCTCTGACACGTAAACTACAGAAGGTTTCACATTTTACCACAACAATGAATTTATGGTCAAGCCGAACATCCAAGCAATACCTCTCCTTGATAGTGCATTTCATCGATAAAATTGAGGAGCTACAAAGCTACTGTCTGCAAATATCCTGCTTCTTAGGAGGCCACATAGACAACATCATTGCACAAGGTCTGAAAGATGCACTGGCATCATGGTTGCCGTGAGAAGACCGCATGGTTTGCATGACAACAGACAATGAGGCTAACGTTGTCAGTGCACTATGGATTAACAACTAGAAGAGGCTTCCTTGTTTTGGGCATAGGCTTAATATTGCCATTTGTGAGTAATTTGGGTTCCTATATAAATTGCAAATTAAGTGAAATTGATCTTGCATTTATTAGatgtttaaaacaagaaaaaggaaCGAAGTATGGaaacttgcaaaaaaaagtaCCTGTGCATCTCTGCCTCAAGCAGCCCTTCTGAAAGAGCTTACAGCACTGGAGTAAATATTGTAACATGTAACCGTGCTGCTCTGAAGCCAGATGCTGTGGATAGactggtgtttctgtcacacaaCTTGAAGTTTCCTATTACTTTGCTGTTGCTAAACAGTGGCTTATCCACTGCACCATCTCCGCTGACACATGCAGACAATTGAGCAGTTTTTTtatcttcagttttattcttgaataacagcatacttgttttgttaacccttttgtgaaggtgtttctaggatatttgggcttcagtcttcacacatcctacacttTATGTCAAACATATGTCGTTatgtgaaaacattttctgttttagctgtgtgttcagcattccttgcctcgcatttcctctgTAATTCTATAGTTACACAAATCGTtatagacactgaacacacatgaaatgtatgtatttcaaatcacgGTATTTCATTActtatataattccttacaaaagCATCACCACATAAACACTTCCAACACAGACTTGAACTGTGAAGATTGCACCAGGgtgatgccttcatctgactgattgggggggtggggggtgtagCACGCTGTGTTCTGCTAAtctacacatttgcaaaacaaaagcaggctATTAGTGGAGTGATAAGGAGCTACAAGCTTCTTGCTGCATGTCAGGAAATTTTAAGGTGGTcagggacaacaaaaaaaaatcgtaagcttcagggattctagtgttaataaaaccaagctagatcaataagacttttacaaacacatttttaaaaggatgcaaaatattttctaattatcattatcatccaagtcccagaaaatattgaGATATAATTTTTTGCCAATATTGCACACCCTTAATTAAAGTCAGCCTACACTCACCAATCAGGATAAACCGCACATGAATCTGGGTAATATTCTTTAAGGGGAACACTCCCTTATTACACACAATTCAGATGCAAGTCCATACACAAAAACATTATCTTTAAGACTGTTATACATAAAAAGTTTGTGCcatggtggttaaggctttgagcCTAAGTCTTCAAACTCTGAGActgggggttcaaatcccactacttacactgtgtgaccataagcaagtcacttaacctgcctgtgctccaactggaaaacaacagaaatgtgaCTAATTATGTAATAGAAATGCATTTCTTAGTTGATGCAGCCTTTTAATATTGTCTACCCAGGTGTCTCCTATGCTCATCATTAACTGTCACTGTTGGATTACAATTAAAGgaacaaactccacagaaaaacgGAATTAAAAGTAAATGGACAAATAAGAACTAATCATTTAAAACTATAGGCCAAAAATACAATGGTTTCTACacttcttataaatgtaaatctctgAACACAGactaagagaaaaaaatagaccattgaataattaaaaaaaaaagatttttaaattgaGACAAAGGAAGTACAGATAGTAAAACTGTAGTGGTAGTGATGCTGCTTTgtagtaaggagattgtgggttcgcttcccgggtcctccctgtgtggaaagcactttgtgtagtgagaaaagcgctatataaatgtaaagaattattattaactgGATAGAACAAAAATCTGCTGTCTCAGtaggtctccaggactgaacCAGACAAAATCCGAGTCTAACTTTGTCCTATTTACATTTGTATGTGTACTCGTCttgacggtggcgcagtggtagcgctgctgcctcgcagttaggagacccaggtttgcttcctgggtcctccctgtgtggagtttgcatgttctccccgtgtctgtgtgggtttcctcccacagtccaaagacatactgggttaggtggattggcgattctaaattggccctagtgtgtgcttggtgtgtgggtgtgtttgtgtgtgtcctgcggtgtgttggcaccctgcccaggattggttcctgccttgtgccctgtgttggctgggactggctccagcagacccccgtgaccctgtgttcggattcagcgggttagtaaatggatggatggatggatagaagagaaaaaaagtgtacatgtGACAATTACTAAATTTGCTCTGGTTCACAAATAGTTTGGATAATATGCTGGGAAAAGAGAAAGATGTAATACAAGTAACGGCGCACGttcttgacttgagcattcatagttttcatcctttcTTTCTATGTACATATAGCATTTgtctgctcagaggttgatgcgcttgctgcttcctgagcagctcttcttttctccaccctagcagcctgctgctcctcttcttccgtcggcatctttttgcgtcaaaactgattaagttagtttttgtgttgcaattacttagtatgtttttcttaatttctcacttaagctggcacttaaatcatccttgaggcagattgaagacttaagatatgaagaggtaaggcaAGTGAtcgtgaaggtggtagggaatgagaacggcgcatGCACGGTCACCCTTctgcgcgctgccgagagttgattctataataaaataaaataaaaataaaaagagtaataaaaatcatcaccccgagagcagacagtagacgtcaggttgtatgtgtgtaccaaatttcaggtcaataggtctaacggtttgcgagctacatgtgatttaaagtcctggacagacaaactgacagccacggtagcgtattatataagaagatactgcAAGAATGATTTGAAACATTAGGATAAAAGTAATAGTGAGCCATAAAATaaacaagtttcattatcagcaatgaCTGGCAtctggttaacactagaattaccagagcctacaaaaaaactcgtaggtccgtccctccttaaatcgcttcttaaaaccgttcttacctctccgccagtgtcttttgttaatctaaatgtgctgataaaagaaaagctgcaagtagccggctattccatccccccaccaacttagaacgtgcacaaacttctctcagctcacaccttgattgattatctgggagtgaagtggagttttagagttgaaataatagatcattatttggaatacacgcatttcacgtgtgttccgtttctacagtaatccgtgtaaacacatttttaaaacagaaacgtttttcatattgtagtagtaaatgacaaaatgtaagcataaactatataatgtatgaagcctgaagtccaaatatcaaacactttcacaaaaggtacaaatataacagaacaagcatgcttttattcaaaaatataactgcagaaaaaagccgccttagcatgccacattgacagaCACTTACTACAGCTGtcacggtagcgtaatggtatcagccgctgactagtactCAAagggtcatgagttcgatcccacacgtttcagttttgagaagtaaactgcactTATTCTTACtagtttagaataaaaacatgcatttgatttcagtgtgtaacagccgatgtaatttatgatacttgtaaaggttaggtttttttttttattcacttttcattctctcagtcgcgttcaggatccttccctgcacacccccacccctccccatctgagaatgctgatTTCACATAAAgcatacttgtgactgcattctcgtaccaatgcttgcgaactgaagtgcctgcgtgcacttttcgtggtaTTACACGTCtattgagcatgcccgtgtcgctcaaacacaggaacatatgttggtgtacaagtttaacaaaacaggtgcacttttattctagactataagtgaagaaaaaataaagcaagttacagtaggcggttgatacgacagcttgcgtggtgcaatgctaagaactgctgatttcgatccgtgctatataaaatcatcacattcaaatattaacaattcccacacacccttcctacattcacgacatgtgtacttgttgcagtgtacacatctctctgtgctatggttcctattacactgaatgaacacctgacattgtactttcttccctatataaatcacattcgagtatagcgcgtctccaaataaatcacattcgagctatagcacgtctccaaataaatcacatttgagttatagcgcgtctttatgtgaaaacagcattgtcatttatcatgcatttacactggctcttacagactgactgaaatcaaatgtatgtttttattctaaaatagttcagtacatgcaatattatttgaaaacgaacagcgtcagatctgagaattccctgtaatttgcagctctattcattatctcaaaacaccacgcacattcacagtaattcccagttatgtccaccactcacacccacgcccacaaccatacagaactgatcccacatcagataatttccagttcctgcataaattcacacccgatctgacgctgttcgttttcaaataatattgcattagtgcgatgatgtttttacatatattgtctctttctttcaggtgtgtaatagaaaccacagcatagagagaagcgtgtacattgcttcttacaggaaaaggcaatggaaaaagtgcacttaaataaaagtgcacttttgttatacttttacaccaatatatgttcctgtgtttgagcgacacgggcagatggggagtgtctgatgattgcatatagcgccaaagttaccATTCTCtcgctctttaccattctctcctctgcatgtcctggagtacaaaagaaacagcatacagtaacatgcggggactggcaggaacactcaataaaactgaataaaaacaaaatcaagtgacagtgagatacgaagaaggcagcttcgccagcatttgtgtgtcagaaccctttgggggtggggggtgcgttagtatgcatcgtggtacactgcagagctatagcgcgtctttagtgaaaacagccgtgtcagacggggttgtatggattgattctgaatacgactgagagaatgaaaagtgaatttaaaaaaaaaaaaaaacaaagctaacctttataaggatcataaattacaccggctgttacagactgaaatcaaatgttgtcttatatttgtaccttttgtgaaaatatttctttgatatttggacttcaggcttcatacattatatagtttatgcctacaatttgtcatctactactagaatataaaaaacgtttctgttttaacaatgtgtttacacagattactgtagaaacggaacagacatgaaatgcgtgtgttccaaataacaatctattatttccactctaaaaatccacttcactcccagatactcaatcaaggcataggcttggagaagtttgtgcacgttctaaattggtgggggatggaatagccggctgcttctagcttctctttatcagcacatttagaagacaaaggacactggcggagaggtgtgaagggatttaagaagcgacttaaggtgggacggatttacgagttttttcgtaggctctggtaattctagtgttaagcaattgggttttaaacaaaaacctgctgccactgcagccctccaggagaGAACCCGAGGACCGTTTTATTAAAGTAAGAACTTGTATTTCAGTGCTGTTCATTCCTGCTTTGTTTGCCTGTTGTGTGATCGCTCTCTCTTTATCTTGTTTGACACTTCTTCAAGCTCAGTCCCTCTCCAGGTCAACCTTTATTGGTTATTTTGCAGGTCTTtcttttaggccttgttcacacgggcgttaagtttttggattaacgaacttgctctgaacgtcctagacgattatgttgcattttgtggtggcgatcgattgacttctacaccggcgttcgtttgtctctgtctaacgccagcctgcagcccaaattgtagtttgtgtgttaacctgtggaggcagtgtcgggaactggatatgaaagcccttgttttatttgatgtgcctcctttcaatatggaccattttgctatgttagatattaatcttcttgttttaaaaatactcgtaatacggcgaggGGGAGAGAAAAAttgccgccgctactgggttcatcctctgactgcacaacgtcgggttaaaggaagttttttgtgctttatgaagaaatgcgaaaaattccgcgcaagttttttaattactgtcggatgtcggtttccacttttgattgtctgctgcagctggtgcaatgccacattgcatgccgatcaaccaatatgcgacttggtgttagccccgaagagactacttgtcactttgaggtaaggaaacagtagacgagtgtgcgcttacaccgatgttatgcactgaaatgctcCCCCCCCACCCccgctcctccgaagcgtaaaataaacgcgcagaaaacgaactagaagcagtttccttgcgttcgttgggttttgaacggcaagaaaaagctgcatgcaacgtttttttgatgccgtataaacgcagCGGACAAACgcgacgtcaccaaagcccgtgtgaacactctcattgactcctacgtgtagaaaacactcggcgcttgatccgcgctcaccggacgctacggaCGCAAagaaaacgctcgattttaacacccgtgtgaacaaggccttaaattCACTTTGATGTCAGCCTGGAGAGCCTACCTGTGGGCGGTGTCATATGCTGTCATTCTGCCtgctgttatttcatttttatggcCAAGAGGGTATTatgatgagaaaataaaataacaatcaaCAATCAAATTAAATAACAATCAACCAGACCATGGGAACATATCAGTTGTCCCAGTTTTTTGACTAGGCAACTAAGGGAGCCAGCATGACATTATGAAATTCAaaggatagaaaaagaagctaTAGGAGACTGAAATAACCAAACTTACaggctgtaatggaaggatttttctaaagagagggggggatcaagagagcagatgggcgttggtcgctcagcgcaaaaaccagcttcaagaaggaaaagtactgggaatatggccagagggttatgctgacttgtttttcacttcgaggggcttcactatttttgtgtgccttttggtaccagacgccgtctccgtcaggataaaggggcatgctgacttgtttttcacttcaaggggcttcactacgcaattcttatttttgtgtgcctcctggtaccaggtgtcgtcatcatcaggaccaagtgcaaaacaacaccgcgtcccgtggaaaggtgtgtgtgctgaaactaatcacttctgtatacactgcttacacgtaagccgctttgggcaaggacgctcaattagtatataagggaaggttccgccctcagtttctttggaggctcaaccgtggggacagcgcgcaccgcccggtaaatgaaaggctaaaagggttgatcctttgacaagactgacaagcgggccccctcagtctactggtctgggatgatggctctgggtcttttgatgtatgttactgtatgtatgtatgttatggtTTGTCTCTTtgtctataacccattcatatgtatttaaatgttataattgattaagtaaacaaaatagaagtattggacctcttctctctgattctttgcctacttatgttctaatcccttgaaccattttcccgtaaTAAAACACAGGCACCTGATACGAAGCTTGATGTGACTCTGATTTGAATTGTTCAGGTtgaatgttttcatatttaaaatttacaCCTGGTTTCTCCTTTAAATACATAAGTAATGACTAAAATAGTTTGAGAATTGATCTGCTGGAGTTTTCCTGTTATTTATAGACATTTAGAAATAACCAATGACTGGTAATGAAATAATCTGTGTCCATTCTAGGTTATGTACTGTCAGGGGTAGAAATTAGCCCTTGGCTTATGTTAGACTGTGTAGTCTTTTTAATGGTATCCATCAGGATACAAAAACCCAACAGGAGTAGCAGGTCCTCGCTTCTGCTGAGGTAGTCTGAAGATGGATCAACATGTAAGTCAAATCACGGCAGGGACACCTTGTGAGCGGAGTGGGTTCTTACCCCTGGTAGGGATTGAAATTCAGGTAGCTAGCCTCGCCCAGTGTTTGAGATATTATTGCTTTGTATCTGACCTTATCTGTGCTGAGTGAATATTGAATAGGTACGTTTTGCATGGTGTATGTGTGAATCAAGGCTAACAGTTAAGGCATTTTCAGTATTTACTTGCCCACCAAAATAAACAGAACCTCAGAGGTTAAAATGCCTTTCATGGACACttttacacaaaaaataagaacagaatcCACTTTACACATGATCAAAGATTAATATATTAGTATAATTATTGTAATAGCATAATGTTAACATCCAAGTGGACATTAATATATTAATTGCTTACCTTTTATTGAGTGGGATCTTAGTACTCCAATTGTTGAAGGAGCCAGCAATATACACTTCTTTCCCACCTCCACTCCAACGGATCACAGTGGGCCGAGCTTGTTTTGTAGGTTTGACTTGATCCTCTGAATCTGGCAAAAATTGCATGAATTCCTTCTCACCTGAAGGCTAAAACATTTAAATGCATTATAACAAAAAGCAATTTCATAATTAAATGTCATCTTTTTAAAATGGTAGATAAAGCTAGGGAGTGTTACATGTCTGCAAATCCAACACATTAGACCTCTGTATTCAGGTCACTGAAGGCCATGTACCTTGTATACTTACTGAAGAAAAATATGCCTTTATAAAAATACATCTTTGACTGACTGGACAGGGCTGAGCACAGGAAACTACACAAAGGCACCATTTTTAGAAAGAAGAGAAGGAAGGAAAGTACAGCTGGTTATCCACATAATGAAAGCAGATTGGTAGCTATTCCTGATATAATAAGGTAATCTACCTCAACCTTGGCGTACACCATTAGTTAAGATTCTTTGCTGAAAATTCTAGTCTGAACTGTATAACGAATGGACAGTA comes from Polypterus senegalus isolate Bchr_013 chromosome 14, ASM1683550v1, whole genome shotgun sequence and encodes:
- the LOC120515229 gene encoding 5'-AMP-activated protein kinase subunit beta-2-like, which translates into the protein MGNTSSDRVTGERHGAKSHRTDGASSTPAAKDHEQNKSMTDSTDDPNIFNMHTVETKPSGEKEFMQFLPDSEDQVKPTKQARPTVIRWSGGGKEVYIAGSFNNWSTKIPLNKSHNDFVAILDLPEGEHQYKFFVDGQWVHDPSEPVVTSQLGTINNLIQVKKSDFEVFDALKVDSLECSDSSDLSSSPPGPYGQEVYTFRIEERFKSPPILPPHLLQVILNKDTNISCDPALLPEPNHVMLNHLYALSIKDGVMVLSATHRYKKKYVTSLLYKPI